The following coding sequences lie in one Sinorhizobium fredii USDA 257 genomic window:
- a CDS encoding YdcF family protein, producing MFVISKIFWLVAQPMSLAFLSLLVGVLMMLARLRRSGGILASLGLAVLFLSLFTTAGPYFLQILEDRFPRPSPPPSELSCIIVLGGAFENVVIASRGGMEFNQAADRFVETVRLAKAYPSARILVSGGDGSLSGAYEGDALASQGFFEAFGIAADRVIREEASRTTFENARYTKDLLAANRLERCALVTSAYHMPRSVGLFRSNGLEVVPWAADYRTDGKVRLGFDFTQPSLNAQLATTAAKEWTGLAAYYLLGRTQTLLPQ from the coding sequence ATGTTCGTCATCTCGAAAATCTTCTGGCTCGTCGCCCAGCCGATGTCCCTCGCCTTCCTGAGCCTGCTCGTCGGCGTGCTGATGATGCTCGCCCGCTTGCGACGCAGCGGCGGCATTCTCGCCTCGCTTGGCCTCGCGGTGCTGTTCCTCAGCCTCTTCACCACCGCCGGCCCCTATTTCCTGCAGATCCTCGAGGACCGCTTTCCCCGCCCATCGCCGCCTCCCTCGGAGCTTTCCTGCATCATCGTACTGGGCGGTGCCTTCGAGAATGTGGTGATCGCAAGCCGCGGTGGCATGGAGTTCAACCAGGCGGCGGATCGCTTCGTCGAGACGGTCCGCCTCGCCAAGGCTTATCCTTCGGCGCGCATCCTTGTTTCGGGCGGCGACGGCTCCTTGAGCGGTGCCTATGAGGGCGATGCGCTTGCCTCGCAAGGCTTCTTCGAGGCGTTCGGGATCGCCGCCGATCGGGTGATCCGCGAGGAAGCCTCGCGCACGACGTTCGAGAACGCGCGCTACACGAAGGATCTGCTCGCGGCCAACCGGCTCGAACGATGCGCGCTGGTCACCTCGGCCTACCACATGCCGCGTTCGGTCGGCCTCTTCCGCTCGAACGGCCTTGAGGTCGTTCCCTGGGCGGCGGACTACCGGACGGATGGCAAGGTGCGGCTCGGCTTCGATTTCACCCAGCCCTCGCTCAACGCGCAACTGGCGACGACCGCCGCCAAGGAATGGACCGGGCTTGCTGCCTATTATCTCCTCGGCCGGACGCAAACGCTGCTGCCGCAATAG
- a CDS encoding adenylate/guanylate cyclase domain-containing protein produces MRGSEKKKRPETWTLRSLLSLVMIAVLVVVSGTLVGLDYRRARNAAIQNAEAHMGAFVDRLVDRLGALSGDTSALVSLVASVANAFLLPPPQRMSDKVAMLREGIIRSPHIDGVYVGYPGGAFFHVVDLRSAAWRMALDAPRGATLAVRSIERGDQGKPVDRVLFLDASGLQFSERRVAPTGYDPRMRPWYRAAVNGKAPVATGPYETATTGRLGMTISQAHRGNPRIVIGADVVLDTITDFLSRERLTGDSVSLVLDAVGRPIIHSDPTAMNRILATKDNTAPVAVPEPDPLIESTRRNPPAPGKASFVDVGGRTYLVMVAPLGSAQLLAGHRVVVAAPLDELMAAANDALVQSLAISGSVVVLAVLFSLVLAHLITKSLNQLTASANRLQELDFTTPIDVPSNVTEISTLNSAMNKARDAIFTFALYVPRELVRKGIESGQFTGRAGWRQEVTALFSDIYDFTTISEHHSPEAVVAMLSEYFDIFSEVVAAHEGTIIQFHGDSVFAMWNAPVSDAHHAEHACRCALAVEERLGTFNAQQKERGLPEFRTRFGIHTGTAVVGSVGARERLQYTAMGDTVNVASRLEGMNKDYGTTILASGAVVAQCSDAIAFRPLGSAQAKGRASALEIYEVLAAAAIAEQQAGEQTGTAA; encoded by the coding sequence ATGCGCGGCTCAGAGAAGAAAAAGCGTCCCGAGACCTGGACGCTGCGGTCGCTGCTGAGCCTCGTCATGATCGCTGTCCTCGTTGTCGTTTCCGGCACCCTCGTGGGGCTGGATTACCGCCGCGCCCGCAACGCGGCGATCCAGAATGCCGAAGCCCATATGGGGGCTTTCGTCGACCGTCTCGTCGATCGGCTCGGCGCGCTTTCCGGAGATACATCGGCCCTCGTCAGCCTCGTCGCGTCCGTCGCCAATGCCTTTCTGCTGCCGCCGCCGCAGCGGATGAGCGACAAGGTGGCCATGCTGCGCGAAGGTATCATCCGCTCGCCCCATATCGATGGCGTCTATGTCGGCTATCCGGGAGGCGCCTTCTTCCATGTGGTCGATCTTCGCTCGGCAGCCTGGCGAATGGCGCTCGACGCGCCACGAGGGGCGACACTCGCGGTGCGTTCGATCGAGCGAGGCGACCAGGGAAAGCCCGTCGACCGGGTCCTTTTCCTCGATGCAAGCGGCCTGCAGTTCTCCGAACGCCGCGTGGCCCCGACCGGCTATGATCCGCGAATGCGCCCGTGGTACCGCGCCGCCGTCAACGGCAAGGCGCCGGTGGCGACCGGCCCTTACGAGACGGCGACGACCGGCAGGCTCGGCATGACGATTTCGCAGGCCCATCGCGGCAACCCGCGGATCGTCATCGGTGCCGACGTGGTGCTCGACACGATCACCGACTTCCTGTCCCGCGAACGGCTGACGGGCGACTCGGTGTCTCTCGTGCTCGACGCCGTCGGGAGGCCCATCATCCATTCCGACCCGACGGCGATGAACCGCATCCTCGCCACGAAGGATAACACCGCGCCGGTTGCGGTGCCCGAGCCCGATCCGCTCATCGAAAGCACTCGGCGCAACCCGCCAGCACCAGGCAAGGCGAGCTTTGTCGATGTCGGCGGCCGCACCTATCTGGTCATGGTGGCGCCGCTCGGATCGGCGCAGCTGCTGGCGGGGCACCGGGTGGTCGTCGCCGCGCCGCTCGACGAGTTGATGGCGGCCGCCAACGATGCGCTTGTCCAGAGCCTGGCAATCTCGGGTTCGGTGGTCGTGCTGGCCGTCCTGTTCTCGCTGGTGCTCGCGCATCTCATCACAAAGTCGCTCAACCAACTCACCGCCAGCGCCAACCGGCTGCAGGAGCTCGATTTCACCACGCCGATCGACGTGCCCTCGAATGTCACGGAAATCTCGACCCTCAACAGTGCGATGAACAAGGCGCGCGATGCCATCTTCACCTTCGCGCTCTATGTGCCGCGTGAACTGGTGCGCAAGGGCATCGAATCCGGTCAGTTCACCGGCCGCGCCGGCTGGCGCCAGGAGGTGACGGCGCTGTTTTCCGATATCTACGACTTCACCACCATCAGCGAGCACCACTCGCCGGAGGCGGTGGTCGCGATGCTGTCGGAATATTTCGACATCTTCAGCGAGGTGGTCGCCGCCCATGAGGGCACCATCATCCAGTTCCACGGCGACTCTGTCTTCGCCATGTGGAACGCACCGGTGTCCGACGCGCACCACGCCGAACACGCCTGTCGCTGCGCGCTCGCCGTCGAGGAACGCCTTGGCACCTTCAATGCGCAACAGAAGGAGAGAGGCCTGCCGGAATTTCGCACCCGGTTCGGCATCCATACCGGCACCGCGGTGGTCGGCAGCGTCGGCGCGAGGGAACGCCTGCAATACACCGCCATGGGCGACACGGTGAACGTCGCCTCGCGGCTCGAGGGCATGAACAAGGACTACGGCACCACGATTCTGGCGAGCGGCGCCGTGGTGGCGCAATGCAGCGACGCTATCGCCTTCCGTCCGCTCGGCTCCGCCCAGGCGAAAGGAAGAGCCAGCGCCTTGGAAATCTACGAAGTGCTGGCGGCCGCCGCGATCGCCGAACAGCAGGCTGGCGAGCAGACGGGCACGGCGGCATAG
- the rpsA gene encoding 30S ribosomal protein S1, with protein sequence MSATTPTRDDFAALLEESFAKTDLAEGYVAKGVVTAIEKDVAIVDVGLKVEGRVPLKEFGAKAKDGSLKVGDEVEVYVERIENALGEAVLSREKARREESWMRLEVKFEAGERVEGIIFNQVKGGFTVDLDGAVAFLPRSQVDIRPIRDVTPLMHNPQPFEILKMDKRRGNIVVSRRTVLEESRAEQRSEIVQNLEEGQVVEGVVKNITDYGAFVDLGGIDGLLHVTDMAWRRVNHPSEILSIGQQVKVQIIRINQETHRISLGMKQLESDPWDGIGAKYPVGKKITGTVTNITDYGAFVELEPGIEGLIHISEMSWTKKNVHPGKILSTSQEVDVVVLEVDPTKRRISLGLKQTLENPWQAFAHSHPAGTEVEGEVKNKTEFGLFIGLDGDVDGMVHLSDLDWNRPGEQVIEEFNKGDVVRAVVLDVDVDKERISLGIKQLGKDAVGEAAASGELRKNAVVSAEVIAVNDGGIEVKLVNHEDITAFIRRADLSRDRDEQRPERFSVGQVVDARVTNFSKKDRKIQLSIKALEIAEEKEAVAQFGSSDSGASLGDILGAALKNRQSNE encoded by the coding sequence ATGTCTGCAACTACCCCCACCCGTGATGATTTTGCCGCACTTCTCGAAGAGTCCTTCGCCAAGACGGACCTCGCCGAAGGCTATGTCGCCAAGGGCGTCGTCACGGCCATCGAAAAGGACGTCGCCATCGTCGACGTCGGTCTGAAGGTCGAAGGCCGCGTTCCGCTGAAGGAATTCGGCGCCAAGGCCAAGGACGGCTCGCTCAAGGTCGGCGACGAAGTCGAAGTCTATGTCGAGCGTATCGAAAACGCGCTCGGCGAAGCGGTTCTGTCGCGCGAGAAGGCTCGCCGCGAAGAGAGCTGGATGCGCCTGGAAGTGAAGTTCGAAGCCGGCGAACGCGTCGAAGGCATCATCTTCAACCAGGTTAAGGGCGGCTTCACCGTCGATCTCGACGGCGCCGTAGCCTTCCTGCCGCGTTCGCAGGTCGACATCCGTCCGATCCGCGACGTAACCCCGCTCATGCACAACCCGCAGCCCTTCGAAATCCTCAAGATGGACAAGCGCCGCGGCAACATCGTGGTTTCGCGCCGCACGGTTCTCGAAGAGTCGCGCGCCGAGCAGCGTTCTGAAATCGTTCAGAACCTTGAGGAAGGCCAGGTTGTCGAAGGCGTCGTCAAGAACATCACCGATTACGGTGCGTTCGTCGACCTCGGCGGAATCGACGGTCTGCTGCACGTCACCGACATGGCATGGCGCCGCGTCAACCATCCGTCGGAGATCCTGAGCATCGGCCAGCAGGTCAAGGTTCAGATCATCCGCATCAACCAGGAAACCCACCGTATCTCGCTCGGCATGAAGCAACTCGAGTCCGATCCGTGGGATGGCATCGGTGCGAAGTATCCGGTCGGCAAGAAGATCACCGGTACGGTTACGAACATCACCGATTACGGTGCGTTCGTCGAGCTGGAGCCGGGCATCGAAGGCCTGATCCACATCTCCGAAATGTCCTGGACCAAGAAGAACGTCCATCCCGGCAAGATCCTGTCCACCAGCCAGGAAGTCGACGTGGTCGTTCTCGAAGTCGATCCGACCAAGCGTCGTATCTCGCTCGGCCTCAAGCAGACGCTCGAGAACCCGTGGCAGGCATTCGCGCATAGCCACCCGGCTGGCACCGAGGTCGAAGGCGAAGTCAAGAACAAGACCGAATTCGGCCTGTTCATCGGCCTCGACGGCGATGTCGACGGCATGGTCCACCTCTCCGACCTCGACTGGAACCGTCCGGGCGAGCAGGTCATCGAGGAATTCAACAAGGGCGATGTCGTCCGTGCTGTCGTTCTCGATGTGGACGTCGACAAGGAGCGCATCTCGCTCGGCATCAAGCAGCTCGGCAAGGATGCCGTCGGTGAAGCTGCCGCTTCCGGCGAACTGCGCAAGAACGCCGTCGTTTCGGCCGAAGTCATCGCAGTCAACGACGGCGGTATCGAAGTGAAGCTCGTCAATCACGAAGACATCACTGCGTTCATCCGCCGCGCCGATCTGTCGCGTGACCGTGACGAACAGCGTCCGGAGCGCTTCTCGGTTGGTCAGGTTGTCGACGCCCGCGTCACCAACTTCTCCAAGAAGGATCGCAAGATCCAGCTGTCGATCAAGGCTCTGGAAATCGCGGAAGAGAAGGAAGCCGTCGCTCAGTTCGGCTCGTCCGACTCGGGTGCATCGCTCGGCGACATCCTGGGCGCAGCGCTGAAGAACCGCCAGAGCAACGAGTAA
- the cmk gene encoding (d)CMP kinase — protein MITIAIDGPAAAGKGTLSRRIAEEYGFHHLDTGLTYRATAKALLDAGLPLDDEAVAEKMAREVELAGLDRSVLSAHVIGEAASKIAVMPAVRRALVEAQRGFSQKEPGTVLDGRDIGTVVCPDAAVKLYVTASPEVRAKRRYDEIISGGGTADYAAIFEDVKKRDARDMGRADSPLRPAADAHLLDTSEMSIEAAFQAAKTLIDAVLKEKI, from the coding sequence ATGATCACCATCGCCATCGACGGGCCGGCAGCCGCCGGCAAGGGGACGCTTTCGCGCCGGATCGCCGAGGAGTACGGCTTCCACCATCTCGATACCGGGCTCACCTACCGCGCCACCGCCAAGGCGCTTCTCGATGCCGGGCTGCCGCTCGACGACGAGGCGGTAGCGGAGAAGATGGCGCGCGAGGTCGAGCTTGCCGGCCTCGATCGCTCCGTGCTGTCGGCGCACGTGATCGGCGAGGCGGCCTCCAAGATTGCCGTCATGCCGGCGGTGCGGCGGGCGCTGGTCGAGGCGCAGCGGGGTTTTTCGCAAAAGGAGCCGGGCACCGTGCTCGACGGGCGCGACATCGGCACCGTCGTCTGCCCGGATGCGGCGGTGAAGCTCTATGTCACGGCCTCGCCGGAGGTGCGGGCGAAACGGCGCTATGACGAGATCATCTCCGGCGGCGGGACGGCCGATTATGCGGCGATCTTCGAGGACGTGAAGAAGCGCGATGCGCGCGATATGGGCCGGGCCGACAGCCCGCTTCGGCCGGCCGCCGACGCGCACTTGCTTGACACGTCTGAAATGAGTATAGAGGCGGCATTCCAGGCGGCGAAGACGCTGATCGACGCTGTCCTGAAAGAAAAGATTTGA
- the aroA gene encoding 3-phosphoshikimate 1-carboxyvinyltransferase → MSHGLSPRPATAKKSADLKGTVRIPGDKSISHRSFMFGGLAAGETRITGLLEGEDVINTGKAMQAMGAKIRKEGDTWIINGVGNGALLAPEAPLDFGNAGTGCRLTMGLVGVYDFDSTFIGDASLTKRPMGRVLDPLREMGVQVKSADGDRLPVTLRGPKTPNPITYRVPMASAQVKSAVLLAGLNTPGITTVIEPVLTRDHTEKMLQGFGANLTVETDPQDVRTIRLEGRGKLTGQVIDVPGDPSSTAFPLVAALIVPGSEITILNVLMNPTRTGLILTLQEMGADIDLMNERLAGGEDVADLRVRYSELKGVTVPEERAPSMIDEYPVLAVAAAFAEGATVMNGLDELRVKESDRLSAVADGLKLNGVDCDEGEASLVVRGRPGGKGLGNAAGGQVKTHLDHRIAMSFLVMGLASEHPVTVDDASMIATSFPEFMDLMTGLGAKIE, encoded by the coding sequence ATGTCCCATGGCCTGAGCCCGCGGCCCGCCACCGCAAAGAAGTCTGCCGATCTCAAGGGCACGGTCCGCATTCCGGGCGACAAGTCGATCTCGCATCGCTCCTTCATGTTCGGCGGGCTTGCAGCCGGCGAGACGCGCATCACCGGCCTGCTCGAGGGCGAGGACGTCATCAATACCGGCAAGGCCATGCAGGCGATGGGCGCCAAGATCCGCAAGGAGGGCGACACCTGGATCATCAACGGCGTCGGCAATGGCGCCCTGCTGGCGCCGGAAGCGCCGCTCGATTTCGGCAATGCCGGCACCGGCTGCCGGCTGACTATGGGTCTGGTCGGCGTCTATGACTTTGATTCCACCTTCATCGGCGACGCCTCGCTGACCAAGCGCCCGATGGGCCGCGTGCTCGATCCGCTGCGCGAAATGGGCGTCCAGGTGAAGTCGGCCGACGGCGACCGTCTGCCGGTGACGCTGCGCGGGCCGAAGACGCCTAACCCGATCACCTATCGCGTGCCGATGGCCTCTGCCCAGGTGAAATCCGCCGTGCTGCTCGCCGGCCTCAACACGCCCGGCATCACCACCGTCATCGAGCCGGTGTTGACCCGCGATCATACCGAAAAGATGCTGCAGGGTTTCGGCGCCAACCTGACGGTGGAGACCGATCCGCAAGACGTGCGCACCATCCGCCTCGAAGGTCGCGGCAAGCTCACCGGCCAGGTGATCGACGTGCCGGGCGATCCGTCCTCCACCGCCTTCCCGCTGGTAGCGGCGCTGATCGTTCCGGGCTCGGAGATCACCATCTTGAACGTGCTGATGAACCCGACCCGCACCGGCCTGATCCTGACGCTGCAGGAAATGGGCGCCGATATCGACCTCATGAACGAGCGCCTCGCCGGCGGCGAGGACGTCGCCGATCTCCGCGTCCGCTACTCGGAGCTCAAGGGCGTCACCGTGCCGGAGGAGCGCGCCCCGTCGATGATCGACGAATATCCGGTGCTGGCCGTCGCCGCTGCCTTTGCCGAAGGCGCAACCGTGATGAACGGGCTCGACGAGTTGCGTGTCAAGGAATCGGACCGCCTTTCGGCCGTCGCCGACGGACTGAAGCTCAACGGCGTCGATTGCGACGAGGGCGAAGCCTCGCTCGTCGTGCGCGGCCGCCCGGGCGGCAAGGGCCTCGGCAATGCTGCCGGTGGCCAGGTGAAAACCCATCTCGACCACCGCATCGCCATGAGCTTCCTCGTCATGGGGCTGGCCTCCGAGCATCCCGTAACGGTCGACGACGCGTCGATGATCGCCACCAGCTTCCCGGAGTTCATGGATCTGATGACCGGGCTCGGCGCGAAGATCGAGTGA
- a CDS encoding DUF6665 family protein: protein MTFRPPQSLRRFDAGSGVNVLEYELMAERADALGRHGLKVEKAIAALNGFDREKDQPEERRRLLDEAADAVWAFFIQREICGLRDSRDAVRRYGIPKEVMARLGIVRKR, encoded by the coding sequence ATGACATTCCGTCCGCCGCAATCGCTGCGCCGTTTCGATGCCGGAAGCGGTGTGAACGTGCTCGAATACGAGCTCATGGCCGAGCGTGCCGATGCGCTCGGGCGCCACGGCCTCAAGGTCGAAAAGGCGATTGCAGCCCTGAACGGCTTCGATCGGGAAAAAGACCAGCCGGAGGAGCGCCGACGGCTTCTCGACGAGGCGGCCGACGCCGTCTGGGCCTTCTTTATCCAGCGCGAAATCTGCGGCCTGCGCGACAGCCGTGACGCGGTGCGCCGCTACGGCATTCCAAAGGAAGTCATGGCGCGGCTCGGCATTGTAAGAAAACGATAG
- a CDS encoding TIGR02300 family protein: MAKPELGTKRIDPETGRKFYDLNRDPIVSPYTGKSYPLSFFEETSVAKVLEKEEEEDVTEVDAENTEVELVSLEDADEETSGGDELPDLGDDEVEIDGDDDDTFLEADDEDDDDDMSDLIGVSDEDEDV, translated from the coding sequence GTGGCAAAACCGGAACTTGGAACAAAGCGCATCGACCCGGAAACGGGGCGCAAATTCTACGATCTGAACCGTGACCCGATCGTCTCCCCCTATACCGGCAAGTCTTATCCGCTGTCCTTCTTCGAGGAGACCTCGGTCGCCAAGGTGCTCGAGAAGGAGGAGGAGGAAGACGTCACGGAAGTCGATGCAGAGAACACCGAAGTCGAACTCGTTTCGCTCGAGGATGCCGACGAGGAGACATCGGGCGGCGACGAACTGCCGGATCTCGGCGATGACGAAGTCGAGATCGACGGCGACGACGACGACACCTTCCTCGAGGCCGATGACGAAGACGATGACGACGACATGAGCGACCTCATCGGCGTCTCGGACGAAGACGAAGACGTCTAA